From Carassius gibelio isolate Cgi1373 ecotype wild population from Czech Republic chromosome B23, carGib1.2-hapl.c, whole genome shotgun sequence, the proteins below share one genomic window:
- the LOC128012006 gene encoding cell surface glycoprotein 1 isoform X23, with protein sequence MAVSNLMVLVFLCSQLVLNGFSSPIGLPLHQTGSDQMLVEKKEVPLSCPSASQNPNPPVVAQCNFAVLLSLKNASGLVIQKGIDVKNLSESSPLPVKGSGTQPTKIDGEDSNTLPVVESSPQPSKEPSTIPARGPCFRHAEKSSLKPAESTVVPDAGFNHLPVETRPLFAKEPSTIPTGGPYTLPAEKSSPQPSKEPSTIPAGGSNALPAEKSSPQPSKEPSTIPASPQPSEEPSTIPASTQPSKEPSTIPAGGSNALPAEKSSPQPSKEPSTIAAGGSNALPAEKSSPQPSKEPSTIPASPQPSKEPSTIPAGGSNALPAEKSSPQPSKEPSTIPASPQPFKEPSTIPAGGSNALPAEKSSPQPSKEPSTIPAGGPNALPAEKSSPQPSKEPSTIPASPQPSKEPSTIPAGGSNALPAEKSSPQPSKEPSTIPAGGSNALPAEKSSPQPSKEPSTIPASPQPSKEPSTIPASPQPSKEPSTIPAGGSNALPAEKSSPQPSKEPSTIPASPQPFKEPSTIPAGGSNALPAEKSSPQPSKEPSTIPAGGPNALPAEKSSPKPAESTVVPDVGFNHLPVETSPLFTKGHRTVPAGGPYTLPAGKTSPQPSKEPSTIPASLQPSKEPNTIPASPQPSKEPSTIPAGGPNALPAEKSSPKPAESTVVPDVGFNHLPVETSPLFAKEPSTIPASPQPSKEPTTLPAGGPNALPSEKSSPQPSKEPSTIPASPQPSKEPSTIPAGGSNALPAEKSSPQPSKEPSTIPASLQPSKEPSTIPAGGPNAQPAEKSSPQPSKEPSTIPASPQPSKGPSTVPAGGPGSSPHPVVESSALHTPECSPYPSKGSLPPCVISCLLEPKCINALKSFIGIDPL encoded by the exons ATGGCAGTATCAAATCTGATGGTGTTGGTGTTTTTGTGTTCTCAACTGGTGCTCAATG GATTTTCTTCTCCGATTGGGCTTCCTTTACACCAGACTGGTAGTGATCAAATGCTTGTGGAAAAGAAAG AAGTTCCCTTGTCCTGTCCTTCTGCAAGCCAAAATCCAAACCCACCAGTGGTAGCACAATGCAACTTTGCTGTTCTGTTGTCTCTGAAAAATGCATCTGGGCTAGTTATCCAAAagg GTATTGATGTGAAGAATTTGTCTGAGTCCAGCCCTCTCCCTGTCAAGGGGTCTGGCACTCAACCCACTAAGATTGATGGTGAGGACTCCAACACTCTCCCAGTTGTGGAATCCAGCCCCCAGCCTTCCAAGGAACCCAGCACTATCCCAGCTCGGGGACCTTGCTTTCGGCATGCTGAAAAATCCAGCCTCAAGCCTGCGGAATCCACTGTAGTCCCAGATGCTGGGTTTAATCATCTGCCTGTTGAGACAAGACCCCTGTTTGCTAAGGAACCCAGCACTATCCCAACTGGGGGACCTTACACTCTGCCTGCTGAGAAATCCAGCCCCCAGCCTTCCAAGGAACCCAGCACTATCCCAGCTGGGGGATCTAATGCTCTGCCTGCTGAGAAATCCAGCCCCCAGCCTTCCAAGGAACCCAGCACTATCCCAGCCAGCCCTCAGCCTTCCGAGGAACCCAGCACTATCCCAGCCAGCACTCAGCCTTCCAAGGAACCCAGCACTATCCCAGCTGGGGGATCTAATGCTCTGCCTGCTGAGAAATCCAGCCCTCAGCCTTCCAAGGAACCCAGCACTATCGCAGCTGGGGGATCTAATGCTCTGCCTGCTGAGAAATCCAGCCCCCAGC CTTCCAAGGAACCCAGCACTATCCCAGCCAGCCCTCAGCCTTCCAAGGAACCCAGCACTATCCCAGCTGGGGGATCTAATGCTCTGCCTGCTGAGAAATCCAGCCCCCAGCCTTCCAAGGAACCCAGCACTATCCCAGCCAGCCCCCAGCCTTTCAAGGAACCCAGCACTATCCCAGCTGGGGGATCTAATGCTCTGCCTGCTGAGAAATCCAGCCCTCAGCCTTCCAAGGAACCCAGCACTATCCCAGCTGGGGGAC CTAACGCTCTGCCTGCTGAGAAATCCAGCCCCCAGCCTTCCAAGGAACCCAGCACTATCCCAGCCAGCCCCCAGC CTTCCAAGGAACCCAGCACTATCCCAGCTGGGGGATCTAATGCTCTGCCTGCTGAGAAATCCAGCCCTCAGCCTTCCAAGGAACCCAGCACTATCCCAGCTGGGGGATCTAATGCTCTGCCTGCTGAGAAATCCAGCCCCCAGCCTTCCAAGGAACCCAGCACTATCCCAGCCAGCCCTCAGCCTTCCAAGGAACCCAGCACTATCCCAGCCAGCCCTCAGCCTTCCAAGGAACCCAGCACTATCCCAGCTGGGGGATCTAATGCTCTGCCTGCTGAGAAATCCAGCCCCCAGCCTTCCAAGGAACCCAGCACTATCCCAGCCAGCCCCCAGCCTTTCAAGGAACCCAGCACTATCCCAGCTGGGGGATCTAATGCTCTGCCTGCTGAGAAATCCAGCCCTCAGCCTTCCAAGGAACCCAGCACTATCCCAGCTGGGGGACCTAATGCTCTGCCTGCTGAGAAATCCAGCCCCAAGCCTGCAGAATCCACTGTAGTCCCAGATGTTGGGTTTAATCATCTGCCTGTTGAGACTAGCCCCCTGTTTACCAAGGGACACCGCACTGTCCCAGCTGGGGGACCTTACACACTGCCTGCTGGGAAAACCAGCCCTCAGCCTTCCAAGGAACCCAGCACTATCCCAGCCAGCCTTCAGCCTTCCAAGGAACCAAACACTATCCCAGCCAGCCCCCAGCCTTCCAAAGAACCCAGCACTATCCCAGCTGGGGGACCTAATGCTCTGCCTGCTGAGAAATCCAGCCCCAAGCCTGCAGAATCCACTGTAGTCCCAGATGTTGGGTTTAATCATCTGCCTGTTGAGACTAGCCCCCTGTTTGCCAAGGAACCCAGCACTATCCCAGCCAGCCCCCAGCCTTCCAAAGAACCCACCACACTCCCAGCTGGGGGACCTAACGCTCTGCCTTCTGAGAAATCCAGCCCCCAGCCTTCCAAGGAACCCAGCACTATCCCAGCCAGCCCTCAGCCTTCCAAGGAACCCAGCACTATCCCAGCTGGGGGATCTAATGCTCTGCCTGCTGAGAAATCCAGCCCCCAGCCTTCCAAGGAACCCAGCACTATCCCAGCCAGCCTTCAGCCTTCCAAGGAACCCAGCACTATCCCAGCTGGGGGACCTAACGCTCAGCCTGCTGAGAAATCCAGCCCCCAGCCTTCCAAGGAACCCAGCACTATCCCAGCCAGCCCCCAGCCTTCCAAAGGACCAAGCACTGTCCCAGCTGGGGGACCTGGATCCAGCCCCCATCCAGTTGTGGAGTCCAGTGCTCTACACACCCCAGAGTGTAGTCCTTACCCTTCAAAGGGGTCCCTCCCTCCATGTGTCATTTCCTGTCTGCTTGAACCAAAGTGTATTAATGCACTGAAGTCTTTTATTGGCATTGATCCTCTGTAA
- the LOC128012006 gene encoding cell surface glycoprotein 1 isoform X39, translating into MAVSNLMVLVFLCSQLVLNGFSSPIGLPLHQTGSDQMLVEKKEVPLSCPSASQNPNPPVVAQCNFAVLLSLKNASGLVIQKGIDVKNLSESSPLPVKGSGTQPTKIDGEDSNTLPVVESSPQPSKEPSTIPARGPCFRHAEKSSLKPAESTVVPDAGFNHLPVETRPLFAKEPSTIPTGGPYTLPAEKSSPQPSKEPSTIPAGGSNALPAEKSSPQPSKEPSTIPASPQPSEEPSTIPASTQPSKEPSTIPAGGSNALPAEKSSPQPSKEPSTIAAGGSNALPAEKSSPQPSKEPSTIPASPQPSKEPSTIPAGGSNALPAEKSSPQPSKEPSTIPASPQPFKEPSTIPAGGSNALPAEKSSPQPSKEPSTIPAGGPNALPAEKSSPKPAESTVVPDVGFNHLPVETSPLFAKEPSTIPASPQPSKEPRTLPAGGPNALPAEKSSPQPSKEPSTIPASPQPFKEPSTIPAGGSNALPAEKSSPQPSKEPSTIPAGGSNALPAEKSSPQPSKEPSTIPAGGSNALPAEKSSPQPSKEPSTIPAGGSNALPAEKSSPQPSKEPSTIPASLQPSKEPNTIPASPQPSKEPSTIPAGGPNALPAEKSSPKPAESTVVPDVGFNHLPVETSPLFAKEPSTIPASPQPSKEPTTLPAGGPNALPSEKSSPQPSKEPSTIPASPQPSKEPSTIPAGGSNALPAEKSSPQPSKEPSTIPASLQPSKEPSTIPAGGPNAQPAEKSSPQPSKEPSTIPASPQPSKGPSTVPAGGPGSSPHPVVESSALHTPECSPYPSKGSLPPCVISCLLEPKCINALKSFIGIDPL; encoded by the exons ATGGCAGTATCAAATCTGATGGTGTTGGTGTTTTTGTGTTCTCAACTGGTGCTCAATG GATTTTCTTCTCCGATTGGGCTTCCTTTACACCAGACTGGTAGTGATCAAATGCTTGTGGAAAAGAAAG AAGTTCCCTTGTCCTGTCCTTCTGCAAGCCAAAATCCAAACCCACCAGTGGTAGCACAATGCAACTTTGCTGTTCTGTTGTCTCTGAAAAATGCATCTGGGCTAGTTATCCAAAagg GTATTGATGTGAAGAATTTGTCTGAGTCCAGCCCTCTCCCTGTCAAGGGGTCTGGCACTCAACCCACTAAGATTGATGGTGAGGACTCCAACACTCTCCCAGTTGTGGAATCCAGCCCCCAGCCTTCCAAGGAACCCAGCACTATCCCAGCTCGGGGACCTTGCTTTCGGCATGCTGAAAAATCCAGCCTCAAGCCTGCGGAATCCACTGTAGTCCCAGATGCTGGGTTTAATCATCTGCCTGTTGAGACAAGACCCCTGTTTGCTAAGGAACCCAGCACTATCCCAACTGGGGGACCTTACACTCTGCCTGCTGAGAAATCCAGCCCCCAGCCTTCCAAGGAACCCAGCACTATCCCAGCTGGGGGATCTAATGCTCTGCCTGCTGAGAAATCCAGCCCCCAGCCTTCCAAGGAACCCAGCACTATCCCAGCCAGCCCTCAGCCTTCCGAGGAACCCAGCACTATCCCAGCCAGCACTCAGCCTTCCAAGGAACCCAGCACTATCCCAGCTGGGGGATCTAATGCTCTGCCTGCTGAGAAATCCAGCCCTCAGCCTTCCAAGGAACCCAGCACTATCGCAGCTGGGGGATCTAATGCTCTGCCTGCTGAGAAATCCAGCCCCCAGC CTTCCAAGGAACCCAGCACTATCCCAGCCAGCCCTCAGCCTTCCAAGGAACCCAGCACTATCCCAGCTGGGGGATCTAATGCTCTGCCTGCTGAGAAATCCAGCCCCCAGCCTTCCAAGGAACCCAGCACTATCCCAGCCAGCCCCCAGCCTTTCAAGGAACCCAGCACTATCCCAGCTGGGGGATCTAATGCTCTGCCTGCTGAGAAATCCAGCCCTCAGCCTTCCAAGGAACCCAGCACTATCCCAGCTGGGGGACCTAATGCTCTGCCTGCTGAGAAATCCAGCCCCAAGCCTGCAGAATCCACTGTAGTCCCAGATGTTGGGTTTAATCATCTGCCTGTTGAGACTAGCCCCCTGTTTGCCAAGGAACCTAGCACTATCCCAGCCAGCCCCCAGCCTTCCAAAGAACCCAGAACACTCCCAGCTGGGGGACCTAACGCTCTGCCTGCTGAGAAATCCAGCCCCCAGCCTTCCAAGGAACCCAGCACTATCCCAGCCAGCCCCCAGCCTTTCAAGGAACCCAGCACTATCCCAGCTGGGGGATCTAATGCTCTGCCTGCTGAGAAATCCAGCCCCCAGCCTTCCAAGGAACCCAGCACTATCCCAGCTGGGGGATCTAATGCTCTGCCTGCTGAGAAATCCAGCCCTCAACCTTCCAAGGAACCCAGCACTATCCCAGCTGGGGGATCTAATGCTCTGCCTGCTGAGAAATCCAGCCCTCAGCCTTCCAAGGAACCCAGCACTATCCCAGCTGGGGGATCTAATGCTCTGCCTGCTGAGAAATCCAGCCCCCAGC CTTCCAAGGAACCCAGCACTATCCCAGCCAGCCTTCAGCCTTCCAAGGAACCAAACACTATCCCAGCCAGCCCCCAGCCTTCCAAAGAACCCAGCACTATCCCAGCTGGGGGACCTAATGCTCTGCCTGCTGAGAAATCCAGCCCCAAGCCTGCAGAATCCACTGTAGTCCCAGATGTTGGGTTTAATCATCTGCCTGTTGAGACTAGCCCCCTGTTTGCCAAGGAACCCAGCACTATCCCAGCCAGCCCCCAGCCTTCCAAAGAACCCACCACACTCCCAGCTGGGGGACCTAACGCTCTGCCTTCTGAGAAATCCAGCCCCCAGCCTTCCAAGGAACCCAGCACTATCCCAGCCAGCCCTCAGCCTTCCAAGGAACCCAGCACTATCCCAGCTGGGGGATCTAATGCTCTGCCTGCTGAGAAATCCAGCCCCCAGCCTTCCAAGGAACCCAGCACTATCCCAGCCAGCCTTCAGCCTTCCAAGGAACCCAGCACTATCCCAGCTGGGGGACCTAACGCTCAGCCTGCTGAGAAATCCAGCCCCCAGCCTTCCAAGGAACCCAGCACTATCCCAGCCAGCCCCCAGCCTTCCAAAGGACCAAGCACTGTCCCAGCTGGGGGACCTGGATCCAGCCCCCATCCAGTTGTGGAGTCCAGTGCTCTACACACCCCAGAGTGTAGTCCTTACCCTTCAAAGGGGTCCCTCCCTCCATGTGTCATTTCCTGTCTGCTTGAACCAAAGTGTATTAATGCACTGAAGTCTTTTATTGGCATTGATCCTCTGTAA